One genomic window of Rhodopirellula bahusiensis includes the following:
- a CDS encoding DUF4145 domain-containing protein, whose translation MNTTDRIQKRFDELATEGEAILQSMSKTISKVRSGGASSPGMFTTPVKERNVTKYKVDGSAVVEWETKALSLLSRCPGKSSTTFERFKEAIAVVGSNPIARFSSNLSIFRAAKSDFEGGYLFDLRKLIHAEVFADELDLAGHYLENDGKTAAAVVAGVVLETTLRKIVADNGLTGFSLSQMNDNLRKADIYTKIIWRQVKAWADIRNAAAHGSADQIDAEDIERMIAGIRDFVAKHMS comes from the coding sequence ATGAACACCACGGACAGGATCCAAAAACGATTCGATGAACTGGCAACCGAAGGCGAAGCCATTCTTCAGTCAATGTCCAAGACGATCTCAAAAGTCCGGTCCGGTGGTGCCTCTTCACCGGGAATGTTCACCACCCCGGTGAAAGAACGGAATGTGACCAAATACAAGGTTGACGGATCCGCTGTCGTCGAATGGGAAACGAAAGCACTGTCGTTGCTATCACGCTGCCCGGGAAAATCATCCACCACTTTTGAACGGTTTAAAGAAGCCATTGCGGTTGTTGGCTCCAATCCCATCGCACGATTCAGCTCGAACCTTTCCATCTTTCGCGCAGCGAAAAGTGATTTCGAAGGTGGGTATTTGTTCGATCTTCGCAAGCTGATCCATGCCGAGGTTTTCGCCGACGAGTTAGACCTAGCTGGTCACTACCTCGAAAACGATGGCAAAACGGCTGCTGCTGTTGTGGCTGGAGTCGTGCTCGAAACAACGCTCCGGAAAATCGTTGCGGACAATGGCCTGACCGGATTCTCTTTGAGCCAGATGAATGACAACCTCCGCAAAGCAGACATCTACACCAAGATCATCTGGCGGCAAGTCAAAGCATGGGCAGACATCCGCAACGCGGCGGCCCATGGAAGTGCAGACCAAATCGATGCCGAAGATATTGAACGGATGATTGCCGGGATACGCGACTTCGTTGCCAAACACATGAGCTAA